Proteins co-encoded in one Haloarcula pelagica genomic window:
- a CDS encoding site-2 protease family protein, with product MRRFRIGSAFGIPIQLDLTFLLVLPLFAWIIGTQVGETADLLNDVLGAGLEPSVLTVGSLVWVLGVAAAVGLFSGVVLHELGHSLVAMRYGFPIDSITLWLFGGIAQLTEMPDDWKQELAIAVAGPIVSVLLGGLSYVAFAVLPATESTLLQSVRFVLAYLAVMNLALAVFNMLPGFPMDGGRVLRALLARTRPYARATEIAAEVGKVFAIFLGLFGLFVVGNIFLAGLAFFIYIGAAGEARQTSMAAAFEGVTVGDVMTPADRVTTVTPDQSVRDLIRTMFAERHTGYPVERDGEVVGLVALEDARAVREVERDAYTVGDVMTTDLVTVSPTTDVMDALTQLQDNSVGRLLVTDEDGAFQGLLTRSDIMTALSIIKSSGDYAPAAGERGSLRPKP from the coding sequence ATGCGCCGGTTCCGAATCGGCAGTGCGTTCGGCATCCCGATCCAGCTCGATCTGACCTTCCTGCTGGTCCTGCCGCTGTTCGCCTGGATCATCGGGACACAGGTCGGCGAGACCGCCGACCTCCTCAACGACGTGCTCGGCGCCGGGCTGGAGCCGTCGGTTCTCACCGTCGGCTCGCTGGTCTGGGTGCTGGGCGTGGCCGCCGCCGTCGGTCTGTTCTCGGGTGTCGTGTTGCACGAACTGGGTCACTCGCTCGTGGCCATGCGCTACGGCTTCCCGATCGACTCGATCACGCTGTGGCTCTTTGGCGGGATCGCACAGCTCACCGAGATGCCCGACGACTGGAAGCAGGAACTGGCCATCGCCGTCGCCGGTCCGATCGTCAGCGTGCTCCTCGGGGGCCTCTCGTACGTCGCGTTCGCGGTCCTGCCCGCGACGGAGTCGACGCTGCTCCAGTCGGTCCGGTTCGTCCTCGCGTATCTCGCCGTGATGAACCTCGCGCTGGCCGTGTTCAACATGCTCCCGGGGTTTCCCATGGACGGCGGCCGCGTCCTCCGGGCCTTGCTCGCTCGCACCCGGCCGTACGCCCGGGCGACCGAGATCGCCGCCGAGGTCGGGAAGGTGTTCGCCATCTTCCTGGGCCTGTTCGGGCTGTTCGTCGTCGGCAACATCTTCCTGGCCGGGCTGGCCTTCTTCATCTACATCGGCGCGGCCGGCGAGGCCCGCCAGACCTCGATGGCGGCGGCCTTCGAGGGTGTCACCGTCGGCGACGTGATGACCCCCGCCGACCGCGTGACGACGGTCACCCCCGACCAGTCGGTCCGGGACCTCATCCGGACGATGTTCGCCGAGCGCCACACCGGCTACCCGGTCGAGCGCGACGGCGAGGTCGTCGGCCTGGTCGCCCTGGAGGACGCCCGCGCCGTCCGCGAGGTCGAACGGGACGCCTACACCGTCGGCGACGTGATGACGACCGACCTCGTGACCGTCTCCCCGACGACCGACGTGATGGACGCGCTGACTCAACTGCAGGACAACTCCGTCGGCCGCCTGCTCGTCACCGACGAGGACGGCGCCTTCCAGGGGTTGCTCACCCGTTCGGACATCATGACCGCGCTCTCGATCATCAAATCGAGCGGCGACTACGCGCCAGCCGCCGGCGAGCGCGGTTCCCTCCGGCCGAAACCCTGA